The proteins below are encoded in one region of Borrelia duttonii Ly:
- a CDS encoding zinc ribbon domain-containing protein, with protein MESNIDILRNLEGIYKSKFELEERQRNIPKYLQTKKVQIDGLVETFAELQLRFKEYQKEDASLKLDIQDINVRKSKAEEKIDSIKTQREYEALEKELQTIIDDEVAIRKKMTHITGLKTKVDREIADVKSKLEIEQNIYAVESNDLENELLEIVKKLDSIKSEEEKYSSRMDEDFLFKFQRIIRNKSNGVVPLIDSVCKGCHMILPVEFANKVRREPDDIKFCPYCSRILYYQDKFEVGLGMVPGGLADLIE; from the coding sequence GTGGAGAGTAATATTGATATATTGAGAAATCTTGAAGGTATATATAAGTCTAAATTTGAACTTGAAGAACGCCAAAGGAATATTCCTAAATATTTGCAAACTAAAAAAGTTCAAATTGATGGACTTGTTGAGACTTTTGCCGAATTGCAATTACGATTTAAGGAATATCAAAAAGAAGATGCATCTTTGAAATTAGATATTCAAGATATTAATGTAAGAAAGAGCAAGGCTGAAGAGAAAATTGATAGTATTAAGACTCAAAGGGAGTATGAGGCTCTTGAAAAAGAATTGCAAACCATTATTGATGATGAAGTTGCTATTAGAAAGAAGATGACACATATTACTGGGCTTAAGACTAAAGTAGACAGGGAAATAGCCGATGTTAAGAGTAAACTTGAGATTGAGCAAAATATTTATGCTGTTGAGAGTAATGATCTTGAAAATGAACTTTTAGAAATTGTCAAAAAACTTGATTCTATAAAAAGTGAAGAAGAAAAATATTCTTCTCGTATGGATGAGGACTTTTTATTTAAATTTCAAAGAATTATTCGCAATAAATCCAATGGAGTTGTACCTTTAATTGACAGTGTTTGTAAGGGTTGTCATATGATACTTCCTGTGGAATTTGCAAATAAGGTGAGGCGTGAACCAGATGATATTAAGTTTTGTCCTTATTGTAGTAGAATACTTTATTATCAGGATAAATTTGAAGTTGGGTTGGGGATGGTTCCTGGTGGTTTAGCAGATCTTATAGAATAA